Within the Zerene cesonia ecotype Mississippi chromosome 10, Zerene_cesonia_1.1, whole genome shotgun sequence genome, the region agattgtgaggatggatgtatgtgtatgtttgttactcttttacgcaaaaagtactgtaCCGATtggaattaaatttggtacgtagatagctggacaactggaataacacatgggcaactttttatcccgatattcctatggaatacggacttacgcgggtgaaaccgcggggcgcatctagtattaaatatatttgtttcactGCATTATTTTCTAACGGACAAGCAGGAAATTAAACTTCTGTGTCCTGCAAGACGGggacttttttataatttcaatcagGAAACGAACCCACGACCTCTCGGATTTACAATCACACGTAAACCTCAATACCAAGGAGTAAACaactatatacataaacacaatacagctttttatttatcagatCGTGGTCACTTACACTTGGCTCTCTTTAACGTTTTTCAATCCCTGATTGACGTCCTCGGTGATCTCCTTCCACACGGTGATGCCAAGCTTCCGTTTCAGCTCAGAACTTTGGCGAATCtaaacaattcaaaaattataaacgtgttacataatttgtattaagatATAGCTTCTgtctttcgttttttttttgttagtttatgCGATAGTGGGCAACCGAGTTTATGGTTCACCTAATGATGAACGACCACCACCTCCCACGAACATACCTTGGTCTCTTTTAGTGAAAAAGTATAATGAGGAGATTAGTGATGGGAATAAAACggtgaggaaaaagaaacGGATCCCGGCTCCCTAATTCATAGCGtgaatatacattaaatttcaataatacaataagctcatttagaattttataaacatggcATCTTAATcatatatctatacttattagtattataaatgcgaaagtgtgtttgtttagatgtaattgtttatttatcttcacACCGCAACTAACAACGTAGTGggtaacagctagtataaactATTCTCTATTTAATATTCTGCGCTAAAACCTCAGTTTGTACATAAAAGGATGATTCACCTAggtgaatttaataaaatcgcccaaagtaaaacaatatacGCGCATGTACCTAAAACTCAGCACTGCACTACGACCTTCACCCATAATTCAATGTTATATGTGTGGTATTTGGCCTTATCGCATTTCCATTCTAATTTTGAACGTTTTGTTGTTGCAGAAATTTGCCTTTTATATATGAGATTAACATGtacgttattatttaatcgacAACAATGTTGCAATCGATCAACGCAAACGCAAATTAGGTGCAATGTtgcaatttatgtaattttgttagACAACTTGTTCCACGTCTGATCGATGATAACTTCGGAGTATCTCCGACTTTCGtaacattacaaattatttgagACTATTTTACTGCGCTTtacaaatgattaaaaatgtcTGCCTATATGTGTAACATCTcgtgattatatatatagttatacttTCTCATgatgttttatgaattttacgTGACCTAATTTGAAATTCTGTTCCACAAGATCAATCAAAAGTGGTTCGTTCTTGTATTACAACTGTACCACATACTGAACAGTATATGaacagtatatatatagtcgCATTTGTTATCTTAAATctgataatatttgatatgtaCAATGACGATTTAGTTACACAATCGTCTTTTGGTGTATCTTCAAAGTTACGGGTCCAATAAAAAATGACATCATTTATTACTTTCGGAAGTTAAGTActgacattttttaaataaattttcacgcACAACTTACGAGGTGATTGTGTAATAAATCGTACCTACCATCTTTGTTgctactttaaaaaaatacagaagttTTAAAAAGTCGCTCAAAAATCTAAGTGAACACCTAGACATAGAAATTTCTATCGTATATAATAACCCtacaaacattaaaagatGCGTGAGGCTACATCTAAATGGTGTCCCGAGCGGCTAACATCgttatatttagattatcTATCTTCAAAGTTGAGCAACGTAAGTTTAGTAGTAGGAATTCTAGTAGGTATATCAAagttgataaaattttcatgataACGTGTCCAAAACTAAATCtctatatttaagtatttatcgCTTGGTCTATTacggtatttattatttagattgaAACTCCTGTGTATGATTCCACAAatctatacttttaaataaagttcaaaagtgtatttgtttgaacgcactaatcgcaaaaactgctggtcgaatcgtaaaaaaaaatattgtattaagcTTACATTATACAAGTTAGGTGTTATAGTTTATGCTATGACATACATAAAAGAGATTTGCCCGAAATCCGCAAATTTTCACTCATCTATATAGTAATTAAGTTTAATGAGAGGTATAAAAGGTATTCGGAAGTAATATATTCAATGCATAAACTGAAATTCTGGATTAATGTGAACGGTAGGTAATTTCTACGACTGTGTTTATAATTGGATTATCGATTCTTTATCGTCATACTTAGGaattatgtgaaaataaactTGTTTTCTATTGTCTAATTGGATTTTTACATGTCTAAGAAATCCTGAAACAACAATCCATTGGCTGAAATATTATTGCCATCGatattgttgatttatttatctgctTTTGAATTCGTGATTGCAGCTAAAAGAGCTAAATGGTAAACTGTAATAccatttagtatttataaatctaagtACATGTATGTTTTCAAAAGCCtctgtttcatttaattgattGCTTGCTTATTTGATTATTGTGTGTAGcatgtttacattttaaggttcatctatatatttagggcaaaaattaaagacattcATATTATTCGTTCGGAGTGTTATTATATTCTGTCCGAACTCTAAAATATAGGAAAAAAtagtcattattaataaaagtaaaaacgcCCGGTGAAAGAATTATCTCAGTTACTCATTAGAAAAATAGATGTCATTCGACCGTAAGTTTTTCCAAATGTCTGTGTTTTATCGAAAATAAGGACTTTCTGACAACTAATCTGACATAAGAAATGATGCATTCATAGCGATACCAAACCGCACTACTTATGGTAAAAGACCCCAGCGttaaagtacatatattttaaatacgacGGCCGAGgtgtaaaaattgttttttgattatgaccaaatttttatacaagacACACCCGAGTAAAAAACCGCACTTGGAGTCAGCTGACTATAGATCGGCTTCACGTCTCGTTGACTATTTAGTGTAtactattacaaaaatacatatgtattttttgccTTAAGCTTAAGGATCCTTAGACGATAAGCGTCAAATGTCTCTATCTACACACCTTTACATTCAATATGTCAAATCAAAATCGCATACTAATTAAATCAAGTATCAACTCACTTTGCTCTGCAGCACGGTGCGGAGTGTCGCGATCTCGTCTTCGACCCTGGCCAGCTCGCGACTCCACTCGGCTTTCAGCTGCTCCGCTTGTTCTGGCGTCAGCCCGGCCAGCTCATCGACGACGTGCGCGTCGCCTGCGCCGCTGCCCGGCATTGCTTCTTCAGCtgatgtacaaataaatatatttagttaaaaaaataaataaaaaaaaaacaagctgtgattatagaatcaactaaactCACTAGCTCTTATACAGACTATTTTATCCCGGCGATCCTATTAACCAGGAAATTaagataactttattttaataaacctttatattagtaggtagCTGATAACGAAGTTCCTCATTGAACTATGAGATCCAAGCAAGTAAGTAAAATACGTAAATGATGATCAAGTACTAAGGATGAAATTTtagaatttcatttttaaattttaccttAAAATTACCAATCGTAAATTTCGGGTAAACTCATAGAATGTTTAAGCACTACAAACACTGTTTTTGAAAAGTAATGGTcgacttaataataaattatttgaatgaacATTGATTACGTTGCCAGCAACTGAATTGAAGtttgtgtacatatatttatgaaaacaagTATGTTACCAATGACGTTTTCTTGATTTACCTTGTATTAGTCATAACAAAAACAAGAGTCGACATCTATACGTACGTGTTTACTAACGCTTCGTAATTCGCATAGTGACTACagacaattaattattcgAGTTTTTTCGTAATGTTGTAACACAACTTGAATGTGGAGCCTGAAGTCTTATTAACGTACACACAATACTACGAAATGGGTATAAAGTATAATCACAAACACAAAGTGTACAAACTTATTAAGTTACTTTGCTGTCACCATAAAAACTTAAAGAATATCACTgtatttgacaaaaaaaatacatactatttCTAAATTTTGTAGTCATTGCCATGAAATGCTCGTATGAATACATTTTAGCTACCTTTGCATGTAACCAGTTTCGGAGAACAGACCAATAACAAGTTTAACCCGACAGTGTATAGTGACGTGTATCGTATTTAAACTGTATAGCTACAATAAAGTGAATGTATTCTTTATCTGTGGTAAACTTAAAAACAACACTCAATTTATGAAGGGCTTCTAAATAAACAACTTCACAAGTACCTATATGACACTTTGAATGAGATCACTTAATCACTAACCTCCTGGAGTTATTCctaaaaactttttgtaatttgtgtgGCTGGACACTTTGGCAAGATACGGTTTTGTTAAATCTTGAAAAGTTACTCGGACTTCACGCATTTTTTTCCTAAATATACGAAGTCGACGGCGACGATTGTCCATGTAAAATTCTGTTTCTATACATAAGGCAGATTCGGCTAGTTCTGGCAACGAACGCCATTCGGCTTCCGCATCGTCAGGGGTCCAGTTCACAATTTCTTCTAATTCATCCAATTCATCTACTGCGACATCGAAGCTAGGAGTGGAATCATCATCAGGTGGCACAAAGTAAGGATCCTCCATATATTCCAAACTCGCTGGCCCGGTACTTCTGTCTCCGAGACCCGCCATCCTTTCGACTATCTACCTCGTCTCCCGCGGAagttttgcatatttttaattataaaaaaataactgtcaAATCTATATGTTCCTAAAGAGCGAGGTAATCGGACGCACATtggcaaaaaaaataaaaacactaaacATCAAACATGACACTGCAACAATAAATCCTTCTGAGGTAATTATTCgattgacatattttattttatcacaatagTTTCATggaatataatgtaaatatatttgctgTGATGAAAAAGGCAGCAATATGTTTCCTTTCTTCCGCCACGTCGGGCTCGCTAACACAATCGCCCGCGCTCGTCTCGCGCCGTTGCCCGAGTGCTCGCATTAGCCACTTTCACCACCTACCACGCGAGCTTTAAAcgttattatttctatataatattataatgttcttGACCTTAAACGAtgtaaattatgaatacacaaaatcacttatttttatgtattttatgtatggcAAAATTTGTATAGGCTAAGCGTGCATACGACGTCTCTAGTGGCGGGGCATAAAATAACGCCAAAAAAGTAACCTTGCCGCGTATGGTAAAGTTTATTGACAGCGCCGGAGGCAAGTGAGCGTCGAGAACTCGCCAGTGAACCGTCGACATCGCAACAAAACCTCCTTACGTCACCTCTTTGCAATAGACCACAAAAAATGGTAAATTGCTCAAGTCACTGTGATTCATAAAGGAATTCAGTCTGCTCTCAATTTGAATGTCTTACTCTAGTAAGGggtgattattttattcctatttaaaattcatttgttaTGTCGTATTAAACAaccatttcaataatttaataattgtctttttttaacattgcatgggtgatatttttatgttattgtgttattaCACATTGGATGGATAAGTTTTAACCACAGATTGAAAAAATCATCtctaaaaagtatatatattttattagttatatatacatGAAAGAGTAATATGACTTAATAATAGtgaatatactagctgcacaaCCTGGCTCCACCTGggtagtttttaataataattgaaataatatagacTATCCAATCTTtcaagttggatcaaactgtaCAAACGGAAAAAAgtgacatataatttatatataagtatatttctataaaaacctAAGGCTGGCGGATTCACTTAACACTAGGTGATCCACATGATTGTTTGTCACTCTctcgtataaaaaaaaactatgttagttaattatgaaacaaatgtattgaataccttaaaactatattttagttaatatatatatatagttgttTAATtgcagtatataaataaaaattatcaaatctgtttttacattttacagtGAATTCTTTACGTTATATtccattttatcaaatatcaaagcaactgtcaatataataatttaattgttaatccTACAAATCCaacttcctacttcctactaataatataaatgcgaaaaattgtgaggatgtgtgtgtgtgtttgttgctctttcacgcaaaaactactgaaccaattgcaatgaaatttggtacatagacagctggacaatatATAGGCCTGGACTGGAATGatatataggccactttttatgccgatattcctaagggatacggacttatgcgaaACTGCAGGCCTTAGCTAGTCTATTTTAATGCGGTAGATTATGTATAGTAGTAAGAAGTTGTTAACtctgtataatatacaaaaacacattcCATTTCCTGCTTTCTGATACATTCTATTTAGGTTATCTATTAGTTAAAATGGCGAATAAGcacgaaaatatattttgaagtgTCAAATAGGCTTTCAGAGACATTAAAGCAATTAGTGAAACCAGGCCAAagtcatacaaaaaatacatgctACAGTCATGCAGGTCTTATTGAAACAGAACTGATGCACTTATATTATGAGTTTacaattaactaaattatcaCACTTAATGCAAGTCTAGTGCATTAAATTAGGAATTTTACATATTGGgacatttaaataacagaGGGATAGTCTAATTACAACAATGAATACAAACATTGTATATTTCGTATGAGATttcgtattttgttttcatgttGAAAGCGCATCGCGGAACATAAAAGTAGggcaaatgaaaaaagaatccAAGAGAAcggaaaccaaaaaaaaaaaaaaaatttaaaggtataaggcatagttatgtatatttatgattatcaATACTGACCTGTCTGAACACCActcatttttaatcaatttaattataggcaattaattaatactttcaAAAATGCTTCTTCTTATCacttttgtttatatcaaaacTTCAGCTATGTCTCTATTACAATAGATAGATTgtcatttacaaataaaaatgaatattttgttatggAAATTAACTTAAAAGTTTTTCACAAGACAATCGAGGTTCAAGAAATAATCAACAGCgtgaaaaattaatgaaaaaatatattgataccCACAAAGAATTGACAATTATGAAATGACACATGTCAGCGACAGTCAACACAgataaagaagaaagaagTGAGGTCTCTTTATTGGGTgagttataaacaaaaagataaaaatgaaaacaaatatgtagttccttcttttttttcttgacGATGGTTAAGTTAAAGAGTATTCTGATTAGTACTTggtaaattgtatatatatgaatatgtacaaattaaatttttgtcataTTCGATAATTTAACTCGACCGAAACTAGGTTCGAGCTTGTTTAGGCAGGTACCTTAAATTTAAGATCATTTTTTTAGGTAATGACTTCaacttactttattatatagtgatatttaaaattgtgaaattttaattgaaaatagtgGTTTACTTAATTTCTGaaaaggattaaataattgattgtaTTTGACACATTTTTGGATCATTTTGGTATACATACCtgcaaaataaatgtgaaattttaaagagatTTTATTGCTGGTACGTGTGGCGTCATTATGATCATGTTATTGTAACGACCGTCTAATGAGTGCCTTAAAAATGCGtcaatgtacatttttcagaAATATGTCCATAAGTTTTAGGGGTAAGGTGTTACACATGCAAAATGAACTccaaattaaagatttttagatTAGAGACCTAACTGTTATACTATACTAAATTTAGTTTCTTAAGTTGCTTCcaaatttatatcttttattccAAACCCTTCTGATAAAAGAATCTACCTGAAAAAGATTAGGCTATTTATAAAAGtcaagtataaatatttaaataagtaaagttTTAAGTAACTAAATACGATTACCTTTCTTAAATGCGTTTCTAACAAGGCTTCAAAATGATTCAGTCTGTCAGGGATCAGTAACGACTAAATTGAGTCGTCTTCATTTAGacctaatatttttataaattaaaatatgcacTTATGATTGGACTCATATttctgcaaataaattataaatgtaaaacatatCTTTCGTATCCTGAGtagttaaatgaaaaaataaattatatcttttaattctattttattatatttctatttatttctatgagTTGGTAACATTGTGACAATTACCATTGCGTTT harbors:
- the LOC119829294 gene encoding tumor protein D52 isoform X2, which encodes MYSYEHFMAMTTKFRNTEEAMPGSGAGDAHVVDELAGLTPEQAEQLKAEWSRELARVEDEIATLRTVLQSKIRQSSELKRKLGITVWKEITEDVNQGLKNVKESQVYQKTESVIKSTAEKTTSILGGLTAGVSQKIGQMRNSDSFRSIEERVGYAYENVKGKVSSRSNSTQSFDEALRDASRGASGATSPTIPENKPLP
- the LOC119829294 gene encoding tumor protein D52 isoform X3; protein product: MSGVQTAEEAMPGSGAGDAHVVDELAGLTPEQAEQLKAEWSRELARVEDEIATLRTVLQSKIRQSSELKRKLGITVWKEITEDVNQGLKNVKESQVYQKTESVIKSTAEKTTSILGGLTAGVSQKIGQMRNSDSFRSIEERVGYAYENVKGKVSSRSNSTQSFDEALRDASRGASGATSPTIPENKPLP
- the LOC119829294 gene encoding tumor protein D52 isoform X1, with the translated sequence MAGLGDRSTGPASLEYMEDPYFVPPDDDSTPSFDVAVDELDELEEIVNWTPDDAEAEWRSLPELAESALCIETEFYMDNRRRRLRIFRKKMREVRVTFQDLTKPYLAKVSSHTNYKKFLGITPGAEEAMPGSGAGDAHVVDELAGLTPEQAEQLKAEWSRELARVEDEIATLRTVLQSKIRQSSELKRKLGITVWKEITEDVNQGLKNVKESQVYQKTESVIKSTAEKTTSILGGLTAGVSQKIGQMRNSDSFRSIEERVGYAYENVKGKVSSRSNSTQSFDEALRDASRGASGATSPTIPENKPLP